Within the Nicotiana tabacum cultivar K326 chromosome 11, ASM71507v2, whole genome shotgun sequence genome, the region gaaatttggtcctcttggaatctatacccattcatcatttggtcttgcgacaaacttcttttcgctttgtcgccttatctttggcctatcctattcgcattttgctttgcaccgttttggcaactggtagtaagctctgaaattCTTTTCTCAAAACAAACTGCTGGAGgaaaaattcttaaaacaaaagaaatgaaaagtgatgatttcaaaagacaaaaaaagaagaagtctttctgaacgaatgttggggagaagaaaaggaaaaggacttatctgaatgatataaccgatcccaacgatcatgtcgtgcatttcggattaatcaacccagtctatttgtatcaatcaatctttctggtGGCCTCATTTCGTTGGGGGATATGCAGGCGCCGAACTCTTTTTGCCAAATCAACACTTTTGCATtgcttgatgcctcgacggatcCTTTCCGCAAATCTTATCTTATCTCCTCATAGTGCTctttgaggggttttcaccataagactctctcattttgtttctctcagctttcgtcgccttacggtgcctatgaaggttttcaccataagactctctcattttattttctctttctcagctggggattggagtgttgccgataagattcTCTCTACTCGGGATTCCTTTGGCTATCAATTCCGTTGGCTCATAATCCTCTTTCAGTCGGGGATCAGTGTGTTATTGTCAGCTTCCATTTGCCTGCTCGGCatctctcggatactgatcgggagatctttttggacatcaaatatgggtttttgtgtggggctaaaaggaaaaggatatcaaaagattcaaaataactttaatgggtaaaacattacaactctcggaatcaaaCATTTTTCCACAATTTAAAAtgtaacttctgccccagttttcttgtttgggggattttttgatttttgttatactatgaccgagccgtgaggcgcctacgtatcctctttgaggaattagGTCGAACGTAGCTCATTCAATTcctttgtatttctttttcttggggcttttctttttgttttgttgttattttttcttccattttttttcattttcgttAGTGATTCCAAGACAGgagtatgaaagaataaataaggctcaaagggggaagcaaaggttaacgtgtttggatagaagaaagaattgcctctgtcatttcattctccgataaatgccaagtacaaacagacAAACATCAATTACAATCAAaggaattacacataatatctcttgactgcgtcagaattgatagccatgtcgatgcatcttccctcgacatctgtcagacACAAGGCGccgttggataacactctggtcacaataaacggcccttgccaattcggggcgaacttgccctttgcttcggcctgatgtggcaagattcgtttcagcacctgctgtcctacttcaaatttcctgggacgcaccttcttattatatgttcttgccatccTCTTTtaatacaactggccatgacatactgctgccaatctcttttcatcaatcaagctcaactgctccaatcgggctttgacccattcatcatcatcaatcccagcctcagcgaTAATCCGGAGAGACGAAATTTCTACTTCTaccggtatcactgcttcagttccgtataccaacaaataaggagttgcacctactgacgtgcggacagtagtgcgatatcccaacaatgcaaatggcaacttttcgtgccattgcctggacccttctaccatcttcctcaatatcttctttatgttcttgttggctgcctcaaccgcgcccttcgccttgggacgatacggggtttaattacggtgtgtaatcttgaactgttgacatacgTCTTTCATCAAACTGTTATTAATAGtagcgccattgtccgtgatgatcactttggggatcccaaatctacagatgatatgggaatgaacgaaatccaccactgccttcttggttaccgacttgaaagttttagcctcaacccacttggtaaaataatcgatggtgaccagaatgaacctatgaccattggaagctgccggctcaatcggtccaatgacatccatgccccatgcaacaaatggtcAATGGTGCtaacattgtatgcaattctgttggcggagaatgaatcaaatctccgtgtatctgaaactgatggcattttcgcacgaaattgatacaatcacgctccatagtgagccaataataccctgctcgaagaatcttcttcgccaatacatatacGCTCATATGTGTCCCACAAACTTCcacatgtacctctgtcatcactgtcgtggcttgatcagcatctatacatctcaacaatcccaaatctggtgttcttttgtataacactcctccactgaggaaaaatccatttgccaatcgccgaatggctctcttttgatctccggtggcctgctctgggtatatccccatcctgaggtattccttgacatcataaaaccatggctcgccatccatttcttcctctatcatgttgcaataagcatgctgatcacgaacctggatatgcaacgggtcaacatgaattttgtctgggtggtgcaacatcgatgctaaagtggccaaagcatcggcgacctcattgtgaactcttgggatgtgtctgaactccactgatcgaaatcgcttgctcagatcgagcaaacattgtcgatatggtataagcttcaaattccgtgtttcccattcaccctagaTTTGAtgcactaggaggtccgagtctcccaagaccaagacgtcctggacatccatgtctgcagctaagcataagcccaaaatgcatgcctcatattcagccatgttattggtacaatagaaatgtagttgtgtcgtaacaggataatgatgtcctgtttcagaaataagtaccgctcttattccaactcctttcgcatttgcggctccatcaaagaagagcttccaacctggttcctcagataattccaactcatctatatgcatcacttcttcatcaggaaaatacgtcctcaatggctcgtattcttcatcaacaggattctcagtcaagtgatcggccaatgctagggatttcatggccgtcctcgtcacaaagacgatgtcgaactccgtgagtaatatttttcatttctctaacctccctgtgggcataggcttctggaaaatatacttcagtggatccaagcgtgaaatgagataagtagtatatgatgacagataatgtttAAACTTCTGTGCCActcaagttagggcgcaacacgtcttCACAAGTTGAGTGTACTTCACCTCATAGACCataaacttcttactgagataatagatggcttacTCATTCCTCCCTGTgatatcatgttgccccagtacgcaaccaaatgaattctccaaTACCGTTAGATAGAGAATCAATGGTCTTCCTGGTTCAGGTgagaccaacacaggtgggtttgatagataccccttgatttggtcgaaggcttcctgacattctgccatCCATTATACCGCATCTGGGTTCTTTGCAACAACAGCGAACTCTTTCCCATcaccactactggcttgacgtctACCTTTTCCAACTGTACCACCTCTTCTCCACCTGTCGACTTTTATTTTGGACTGGCACGGATTAtcatcaccatctgtgagggtttctttagctcccctccttcgtgcacaagctcgatcatgtgggtttcGTGGTGTGCTAaaaacgggttctgattgatgttgggtgcctccggtgtctgaccctcgatcttgttggtgtcaataagatcttgccACTGCACGTttcaacttccagcacttctcggtatcatgtccgggagcccccgaacaatactcacagcttaccgagtggtccatattttggggaaggggattcggcaatctgggctcaacaggactcaacaaacctaacggccttaatttgtggaacaaagcagtataggtttctcccaactcagtgaatgttctttgtctctgcaccctttcatttctgaaagcttGATTCCCCCGGAAACCTGGCCCTACGGGATTCCTGTaagcccttggtggtggatatatattttgtggaggtggatatgtattctgtggaggtggataggtattttggggagccggcgcgcgccactgtgggcgagccggaggctgggtatatgtctgggcttgatggacggagaaatgtggttcttatggtgggtagtagggctgtgggggtaatttggagtgtgtgggtaatttgggtgatggggtctggctTGGTAGCGGGGGAAAGGACCTCTCGATCTGGACCAATTACCTGCCTCTATTGTTGcgacctcttctcttttcttcttcccgagcgcatctcccgtgccgctttgaatggcctgagttgttgctttGATTGCCTAATAGcttaggattttgttggacttaagtcccttttcaatcataccgcccattttcaccacctcgttgaaagattttccaactgatgtcaccaagtgaccaaagtaagttggctctagagtttgcagaaagtagtccaccatttccccctctctcatcggaggatcaactcttgctgcaTGTTCACTCCACCGAAACCCAAATTCTCTAAATCTCTCTCccgcttcttctcaagtttcagcaatgtgagacggtcagggacgatctcaaggttgtactggaagtgacctgcgaatgcttgtgctagatcgtcccaggtgtaccacctgctcggatcctgtcttgtgtaccattccagtgcagacccacttagactttgaccaaagtaagctattagcagctcatctttaccacctgctcctctcatcttgctgcaaaaccctcgcagatgtgccattggatcactgtacccctcgtatagatcaaactttggcatcttgaaccctgctggtaattgaacatcagggaaagaacatagatctttgtaagctacactgaCTTGATTGCCTAACCCCAtgtatattcctgaaggactgctccaggcttttaaattttcgaagcacttcgtcctgctccgggcccttagccggcttttcagtctccACCGGGATTTCAAAGTGAGGATTATAAGTATATGGCTCGGGTGATTTGAGGGTaggttcaggggggtaatattggttatcgtgagcctgaaacaatggcccACTAGATGATCTTTGTAACATGGTTGGtaggggtgccacgaaaacaggaacatttggtgggggaaggttttgattgggtggtggagcttgggaatcatagggatttcttccctgatagtagtggtGACTTGGGAAGCTTGTCGAAAGGCCAGGtgaagggtattccggcatgtgtcctgGTAGGAGAGTAGGAGTAACGGGTGGTTCGGGCCCCTTTTGTACCCtagccagggctagctgcatttcgCTCATCTCCAGtctcatttttccattttttccattgcctctttcagcATCTGACTTTCCGTCCTCTCCTCTTCAACACGGTTTTCTGAGTTAGTCATGCTTTTCGAtatgggccctttggatcttgtttggtaatggtaatcttcCAGAACGTTCcaacaaactaactggtttgaaatctctggaaaacaacaaacttgttagcgttagagtttaacacatattgcaattgcacattggggaatgcaatgttcctaggcagtttaaccattctaacatgtctttgctccgtatgcatcatcccggcttattttacTTGTGCCCTTTCTAAaactttcctttatttgctttatctttctctatttttctttctttcttttcctttctttcttttcctttcttttatttattttttcttttagcggtggtcgaatcttatgtggattgcctacgtattatgtccccgcatgaatcagaccgtgcgtagttctaccACAAATAAAGACaccaatttttggaaaatttatttcattactaaaacttctattacaaactacccatttggaaaaggaaaacaaaatacagactccgaagTACTAACATAATTTGATGCCAAAAGGAAACACACGGACAGACAACagacttttgaaaatagaaaataCAGATTTGAACTAGGAGTACATTAacgctttgaattttggtgcccatggggcatcgttcggcctttccgcgggctttggtgtaaGGCCCCTTTGCAAGCTTTTCAATTCttccatgattcggtggacgtaaCCCATGACTAAAGCAAAAAGGGTATCACGGGGTATTTCCTCACATGCTAGGCACCTCATGGTGACGTAATGCCCAATCTCCTCAATtttacccctgattctatccctttccatgaacagttgctctattcgttgattctttgCTCCCAGTACTTGAGCATTATCAGTGAgttgatcttggaacctctccatttgttcttccattcgggccaTTAAATCATAGCAGTGCTTCCTGTCCgttctggcatctcgggcttgtttaaagacccgatcttttagagtggaatttgtttctcttaatatttcAATGCTCgcttcataatcccttctcaTTTGCCGTAAGTGCTTTGCTCGCGatgttgtaccttttgcccatctggcccGAATTCTTGCTATGCATGACTCTGATCTTGCCAAACCCTCTCGGCTTTCAATGACTTGGTTTCTTAACCCAGTTATCAGACCTTCGTCGgaccggctcctttgttggttgtcggcatccattCTGACCCGTTGGATTTGGGCTTTCAAGGCTTTATTTGCTTGAGTCAATCTGTTCTTTTTTCCTATGTCAGCATCGACTTGCACGCTATTTTCATATTTCGGATCCTCAATTTGCTGTTTCATCTTGCCAATTTCAACCCGATAGCCTTCTTCTCTTGCCAGCCagccccattgttcttgcgagTCATTTGTGAATTGCTGGACATGGGCTCTTTTAGCAGGCCTTTGACGAATCCAGAACCTTTTCCCAAACCATGCATCATACTTCGGGTCGACCTCGCCTTTGGCTAAATCTCGCACCATAGTTTTGGGTTTAAGGAATCTGCATTCATGCCACAATTTGCGAATTGTATCTTCCGGGACTGTGGCATTCGGTCTTAGCTCGATGGTATGCTTGCTCAAATCTTAATCATGAGGGATAATCTGGAACCTTCCCAATTGACGCAATACCCGATGGGGAGCGTATGGTTGGATACTATGGACACCCATCAGAAGAACATAACATTTTTTGGCCGACATGCATATTGCTTCAGTAGCGGGCAACCACCCAaacgcccattcaatttggtccgCCGTTAGTGATCTCTGTCGTATAAACCAATCTCCAATACCCTCGTGGAACGCAACACCCGTTACCCGCTTCTCAAACTTTTCAATGCAATTTAAACCAGTCAGCCCGAAGTTCATATACCCCActcgatggcagagatgttcttgTATCCACAACTGAAGTAATAGATTGCAACCTTGGAAAAAACTTCCTCCCTCCTTACACACGGTCAATGCTCGGTATATTTCTAATAAGATCAGGGGAACTATAATGCTTTCAGCCCTTTTCATTGCGACATCAACCATCCCCACGAGacctatctctattttcttgtCGTCTCGTGGGCAAACCATGATTCCCAAGAATGCCGTTATAAATGCCAAGgttcgtcttgcttcccatttaccTCTGTTTCCGGTGTGAGTCAGTCCCAAATTTGGCTCGTCAAAACCCCGCGGATTACCATAACACTGATATAAGAACTGAAGAGCGCAGCATCCTTTTGATAAATCATTATTTTGCACAGTCCGGCTGATATTTAACAAGTCCAGAAATTGGTGTGGCAATACCGGCCTTGGTGACAACAGATACTGACTTCTCAGATTCCCATTCATACCCGCATAACCTGCTACTTCCTCCAGTGTGGGTGTAAGCTCAAAATCCGCAAAGCGAAATACATTTCGGGTCgagtcccaaaatggtatcaaagcCTCGATGACATCCGTCCTTGCCTTGACATTTAGTAGAGTGATGAGACCCCCCAAGACTCTGACCACTATTTCTTTGCTGTTTTTTCCCAAATTGTCCCACCACATATGGAGCTGGAGAGGGTCCTCTCTAAAGATGGTGAAGGGTTTGTTTTCACTTGtattcatcctgcacatttattaaggcgatttaaacaaaagcaaaaaatgatttgactcaaaaaatgatttgactatattttcAGAAAGAAAGATCTGATTTttcgaacacgacctttcagcacttcggggatgaagcctgtgagggtcaaccgatcaaaactctaaaggatgatcaaaagtggccgtttatgcaaagtcagccttcgggcgtccctttcgggaacatttggctatttttgacaaaaacagtaTCACttgatttataataaaaattttgacattttctgggtatttttgcaaaaagggggaagttggacccgatgagggttgcctacgtatctcgcatccggtgagaatcaaaccgacgtagttcgggcaaataaaatagACTATTTTTTTTTCCTAAATAAACTATTTTGAAAATAAGAGAAACTAAATATAAAgacttttttttgctttttgaataaaacaaactatttaaaataaaaactttttttttcattttctaaaaaataatttggcAGAATTTCGACACTATTCGGGCATTGGTATTTTCAAAACTAGTGATTAACTCTCTTAaccctctacactgctatttctcttttttttcatttttcctaatatttaaaagtcggtcagcatgcgaGTCCGAAGCATATAAATTCAcatgtagcaagtaagatgcatcatgatggtcttttttatttcaggtacacctgtcctagacagactcaacccctgtgttgagtctccaaagtcaaatgcacatgatgcaaacaaacgttcttaCTAGGGATCTGACATGTGGTTTTgtcatactaggtttaaaacctgagtgtattgttctaaacctggcttacctgagcggacaactcgtGCCGAGGaggaggcagcgtaccgggaatacagaagcttcatcgGCTTAGCAAGTATCTGAACCTTGTTCTAAAAAAATGGGATTGACTCTAAACAGAAAAGAattcacacgaagtgcacccttcttcatgatttagaaaactcatagagaagatgggtttcgtaacaatttatatacaattcacagaagaacaaagcggtaaaagcaacatttagcacattagatgAAAAAagtgtaataaaatcagataataaataaagccaatataacaattattccaagctcaaaTTTCTAACCATGAACCAGTCGTTCTGGGTTAATGTCCccggcagagtcgccagagctgtcacacctcctttttcacctacactcCGGAGAAGGGATGtataggagttttttccaatttaagtgacaatcgaagcggggttatttatttattaaaaatcagagtcgccacttggaatagtttatggtgtctcaagtcaccggttgaatcccgaatcgaggaaagggttgactctgtttaacagtccgcgaaccagaaatccgagtaaagaattttgttaactcgggagaaggtgttaggcattctcgagttccgtggttctagcatggtcgcttaactgttatattcggcttaattatctgattttaatacatgttttagcttatgatacatttttaacttattagccgcttttagttattttaaggaagattcaacgttatttaaaacacgtctttaaaccacgccacatgaaatgcactcgcggttcacgacacattttatttaacatagtaccttattttaaataataagtGGTGTAGGCAAAAAGAGTTCGGTGCCTGCATATCCCCCAGCGAAATGAGGCCACCAGatagattgattgatacaaatagactgggttgattaatccggaatgcacgacatgatcgttggaatcggttatatcattcagataagtcattttccttttcttctccccagCATTCGTTtggaaagacttcttctttttctatcttttgaaatcatcacttttcatttcttttgttttaagaatttttcctccagcagtttgttttgagaaagatttttcagagcttactaccagttgccaaaacgatgcaaagcaaaatgcgaataggacaggccaaagataaggcggcaaagcgaaaagaagtttgtcgcaagaccaaatgatgaatgggtctagattccaagaggacAAAATTTCcgggggaagttggagaaaaacaaaaaaaacaacagttgaaaagttatggatcaaattccaagaggatccccaacaGATTTGCGAGATgtaggaacaactccgacagattatcgaccaagttccgcgatggtcggacaacacagagcggggaaggaagagaaaagaaaaaccatccccagcaggaatatcatccccagcaaataatatcatccccagcaagttttgtaataaaacgcaaagcagggaaaggaaaaagggaaaaaccatccccagcaggagtggcacgaccactcaccacgttttaaactaacaaatttttctttgatttgaagaagggaaaggaaatgttattgacagcgggaagacatggccacaaagaagattatcaaactggggcaaaaacatttctctcattgcgaaaattttcttgaaatcagatacccacttggggaagatggaagataacacaagttttgaaggaagtggaatccccagcagttgacgggagaaggcaatacaagttttaaagaaagcaatcttggaagaagcaagataacccaagttttaagggtagtggtctttgaatcagtatcatccccaccattgttaaaagaagga harbors:
- the LOC142165727 gene encoding uncharacterized protein LOC142165727, which codes for MCRMNTSENKPFTIFREDPLQLHMWWDNLGKNSKEIVVRVLGGLITLLNVKARTDVIEALIPFWDSTRNVFRFADFELTPTLEEVAGYAGMNGNLRSQYLLSPRPVLPHQFLDLLNISRTVQNNDLSKGCCALQFLYQCYGNPRGFDEPNLGLTHTGNRGKWEARRTLAFITAFLGIMVCPRDDKKIEIGLVGMVDVAMKRAESIIVPLILLEIYRALTVCKEGGSFFQGCNLLLQLWIQEHLCHRVGYMNFGLTGLNCIEKFEKRVTGVAFHEGIGDWFIRQRSLTADQIEWAFGWLPATEAICMSAKKCYVLLMGVHSIQPYAPHRVLRQLGRFQIIPHD